A stretch of Bordetella genomosp. 13 DNA encodes these proteins:
- a CDS encoding AraC family transcriptional regulator, with translation MDRPGLRLQPRPDARPLPLPGQSDLVALIARHAPADGSTRTPVPGLSLHHASAPTEKTHGVVRPSLAVMAQGAKRVELGSEVHEYTSGQFLLSSVDLPVASRITLASSGTPYLCMGFDLDIQRIADLMSQMDCAPRAEGGAAPRALATAQLDAGLLEALMRLARLLDTPDEIPVMAPLIEREVHYRLLKGELGQRLCHIVLNHGAMNQISRAIDWLKRHYTDPLRIDDLAQRVNMSASSLHHHFKSLTAMSPLQYQKQLRLHEARRLMLAEMLDAATAAHRVGYESASQFSREYSRMYGAPPVRDVARLRDAGWGTGAMAAGRG, from the coding sequence ATGGACCGGCCCGGGTTGCGGCTGCAGCCGCGGCCCGATGCGCGGCCCCTGCCGCTGCCGGGTCAGTCAGACCTCGTCGCCCTCATCGCACGCCACGCGCCGGCCGATGGGTCGACGCGCACGCCGGTGCCCGGCCTGAGCCTTCATCACGCCTCCGCGCCCACCGAGAAGACGCACGGCGTGGTGCGCCCCTCGCTGGCCGTGATGGCGCAAGGCGCCAAGCGCGTCGAACTGGGCAGCGAGGTGCACGAGTACACCAGCGGGCAGTTCCTGCTCAGCTCGGTGGACCTGCCGGTGGCCTCGCGCATCACGCTGGCCAGCAGCGGCACGCCTTATCTGTGCATGGGGTTCGACCTGGACATCCAGCGCATCGCGGACCTGATGAGCCAGATGGACTGCGCGCCCCGGGCCGAGGGCGGAGCGGCGCCGCGCGCCCTGGCGACCGCCCAGCTGGATGCCGGACTGCTGGAGGCGCTGATGCGCCTGGCCCGCCTGCTGGATACTCCCGACGAGATCCCCGTGATGGCGCCGCTGATCGAACGCGAGGTCCACTATCGCCTGCTCAAGGGCGAGCTGGGCCAGCGTCTGTGCCACATCGTGCTGAACCACGGCGCCATGAACCAGATCTCGCGCGCCATCGACTGGCTCAAGCGCCACTACACCGACCCGCTGCGCATCGACGACCTGGCGCAGCGCGTCAACATGAGCGCGTCCTCGCTGCATCATCACTTTAAGTCCTTGACGGCGATGAGCCCGCTGCAATACCAGAAGCAGCTGCGGCTGCACGAGGCAAGGCGGCTGATGCTGGCCGAGATGCTGGACGCGGCCACCGCCGCGCACCGCGTCGGCTACGAAAGCGCCTCGCAGTTCAGCCGCGAGTACAGTCGCATGTATGGCGCGCCGCCGGTGCGCGACGTGGCGCGGCTGCGCGATGCGGGCTGGGGAACGGGCGCGATGGCCGCAGGCCGCGGCTAG
- a CDS encoding XdhC family protein: MHAADLNVLLACRDWMALDRKVVLLTVVRTWGSSPRPPGAMMAIREDGVVSGSVSGGCIEDDLIDKVRSQGIAALCPGDRPAVATYGVKAEDAHRFGLPCGGTLQLVMEPLAARSRVDELVARLEQRDSICRAVDMRSGDVTLGAAPADAEPQLQEDRFSCVLGPRHRLIVIGAGQLSRYLCEIAVGLNFDVTVCDPREEYRAQWNVPGVRITHDMPDDVVLAAKPDARTAIVALTHDPKLDDMALIYALQSEAFYVGALGSRVNNAKRVERLREHFDLTEAQLSRLHGPAGLYIGSRTPPEIALSILAEIVAQKNGVALPGEVAVGTAKNALAREAGGRAA, from the coding sequence ATGCACGCCGCCGATCTGAACGTACTGCTCGCCTGCCGCGACTGGATGGCGCTGGACCGCAAGGTCGTGCTGCTGACGGTCGTGCGCACCTGGGGTTCCTCGCCCCGCCCGCCCGGCGCCATGATGGCCATCCGCGAGGACGGCGTGGTCAGCGGCTCGGTATCGGGCGGCTGTATCGAGGACGACCTGATCGACAAGGTCCGCAGCCAGGGCATCGCCGCCCTGTGCCCCGGCGACCGCCCCGCCGTCGCCACGTACGGCGTGAAGGCCGAGGACGCGCACCGCTTCGGCCTGCCCTGCGGCGGCACGCTGCAGCTGGTAATGGAGCCCCTGGCGGCCCGCAGCCGCGTCGACGAACTGGTGGCGCGGCTGGAACAGCGCGATTCGATCTGCCGCGCGGTGGACATGCGCAGCGGCGACGTCACCCTGGGCGCGGCGCCCGCGGATGCCGAGCCGCAGCTGCAGGAAGACCGGTTCTCCTGCGTGCTGGGGCCGCGCCATCGCCTGATCGTGATCGGCGCGGGACAGTTGTCGCGCTACCTGTGCGAGATCGCGGTGGGCCTGAATTTCGACGTCACCGTGTGCGACCCCCGCGAGGAGTACCGCGCGCAGTGGAACGTGCCTGGCGTCCGCATCACGCATGACATGCCCGACGACGTGGTGCTGGCGGCCAAGCCCGATGCGCGCACCGCCATCGTGGCCCTCACCCACGACCCCAAACTCGACGACATGGCGCTGATCTACGCGCTGCAGTCCGAGGCCTTCTACGTGGGCGCGCTGGGGTCGCGCGTGAACAACGCCAAGCGCGTCGAACGCCTGCGCGAGCATTTCGACCTGACCGAGGCGCAGCTCTCGCGCCTGCACGGGCCGGCGGGGCTGTACATCGGCAGCCGCACGCCCCCCGAGATCGCCCTGTCCATCCTGGCCGAGATCGTCGCGCAGAAGAATGGCGTGGCGCTGCCCGGCGAGGTCGCGGTGGGCACCGCGAAGAACGCGCTGGCACGCGAGGCCGGCGGCCGCGCCGCATGA
- a CDS encoding LON peptidase substrate-binding domain-containing protein, with amino-acid sequence MAEIPLFPLSTALFPGGTMHLRVFEVRYLDMVKRCLADDTGFGVVVLLSGREVRTPEGTETLATVGTMARILQCDAPTPALLELSCTGTTRFRLAAARQGRYGLWMGEAELLPEAPAVPVPRTLQPSADALGRLIAGMQRDGVPAQAMPLAPPFRLDDSGWVADRWAELLPLPPADKARLLAMDDPLARLRIVQDALQGLPSADDQA; translated from the coding sequence ATGGCCGAGATTCCCCTGTTTCCGCTTTCCACCGCCTTGTTCCCCGGCGGAACGATGCATCTGCGCGTCTTCGAGGTGCGGTACCTCGACATGGTCAAGCGCTGCCTGGCCGACGACACCGGCTTCGGCGTCGTCGTGCTGCTGTCCGGCCGCGAGGTGCGCACGCCGGAAGGCACGGAAACGCTGGCCACGGTGGGCACCATGGCGCGCATCCTGCAATGCGACGCCCCCACGCCGGCCTTGCTCGAACTGTCGTGCACGGGCACGACGCGCTTTCGCCTGGCCGCGGCGCGGCAGGGCCGCTACGGGCTGTGGATGGGCGAGGCCGAGCTGCTGCCCGAAGCGCCCGCCGTGCCGGTTCCGCGCACGCTGCAGCCCAGCGCCGATGCGCTGGGCAGGCTGATCGCCGGCATGCAGCGCGACGGCGTGCCGGCCCAGGCCATGCCGCTGGCGCCGCCGTTCCGGCTGGACGACAGCGGCTGGGTGGCGGACCGCTGGGCCGAGCTGCTGCCCCTGCCACCGGCGGACAAGGCGCGGCTGCTGGCCATGGACGACCCACTGGCGCGCCTGCGCATCGTCCAGGACGCGCTGCAGGGATTGCCGTCGGCCGACGACCAGGCATAG
- a CDS encoding xanthine dehydrogenase family protein molybdopterin-binding subunit, translating into MDSYVVLPEHPIHNVSRRRFMHAAGGLVLGMSIGAVAPRAASARTAADTTAAFSPNAFVRIGADGWITVLAKHLEMGQGVYTGLATLVAEEMDADWRQVRVEGAPANAALYRNGLLGVQGTGGSTAMADSYLPMRRAGAAARAMLVQAAAQQWQVPAEEITVSEGVLRHAATQRQAGFGQMAGAAAALPAVQEPRLKTPAEFKLIGKESLRRTDGPAKTNGTAVYTQDFKLPGMLVAVVAHPTRFGARLAGYDAKAARAVPGVRAVVEFPPTPHGAGGVAVLADNTWAARTGRDALQARWDDSEAYRLGSAEILEQYRAAAATPGAVAARRGDVEAAFAGAARVIEADYHVPYLAHAAMEPLNCLVRLEERRCDIWNGEQFQTSDQAAVARYLGLPVGSVTLTQLYSGGSFGRRANPHADYLIEAVAIARAARRQGLHVPIKLVWTREDDMRAGYYRPMNLHRARLALDADGRLIGWHARLVGQSVLADTPLAGLVKDGIDPTSVEGQADLPYAIPNLQVELHTPRDVRVPVLWYRSVGHTHTAFSAETLIDEAAAAAGADPVAYRDALLARHPRHRRTLALAARQAGWDRPLAPGKLGTRRGRGVAVHASFGSVVAQVAEVTVAADGSFKVDRVVCAVDCGVAINPDVVRAQMEGGIGFGLASCLHGAITLEDGEVQQSNFHDYPVLRIDEMPAVEVHIVPSGELPTGVGEPGVPPVAPAVANALHHAVGRRVRTLPMGTTLKPV; encoded by the coding sequence ATGGACAGCTACGTCGTATTGCCCGAACACCCCATCCACAACGTCAGCCGCCGCCGCTTCATGCACGCCGCCGGCGGCCTGGTGCTGGGCATGAGCATCGGCGCGGTCGCCCCGCGCGCCGCTTCGGCCCGCACCGCCGCCGATACCACGGCGGCCTTCTCGCCCAACGCCTTCGTGCGCATTGGCGCCGACGGCTGGATCACGGTGCTGGCCAAGCACCTCGAGATGGGCCAGGGGGTGTACACCGGCCTGGCCACGCTGGTGGCAGAAGAGATGGACGCCGACTGGCGCCAGGTGCGCGTGGAAGGCGCGCCCGCCAATGCCGCCCTGTATCGCAATGGCCTGCTGGGCGTGCAGGGTACCGGCGGCAGCACCGCCATGGCCGACTCATACCTGCCCATGCGCCGCGCCGGCGCTGCCGCGCGCGCCATGCTCGTCCAGGCCGCCGCGCAGCAATGGCAGGTGCCGGCGGAAGAGATCACGGTCAGCGAAGGCGTGCTGCGGCACGCCGCCACGCAGCGCCAGGCGGGATTCGGGCAGATGGCCGGCGCGGCCGCCGCCCTGCCCGCCGTGCAAGAGCCGCGGCTGAAGACGCCCGCCGAGTTCAAGCTGATCGGCAAGGAAAGCCTGCGCCGCACCGACGGCCCGGCCAAGACCAACGGCACCGCGGTCTACACGCAGGACTTCAAACTGCCCGGCATGCTGGTCGCCGTGGTGGCCCATCCCACGCGCTTCGGCGCGCGGCTGGCCGGCTACGACGCCAAGGCGGCGCGCGCGGTGCCCGGCGTGCGGGCCGTCGTCGAGTTTCCGCCCACCCCGCACGGCGCGGGCGGCGTGGCGGTGCTGGCCGACAACACCTGGGCCGCACGCACCGGCCGCGATGCGCTGCAGGCGCGCTGGGACGACAGCGAGGCCTACCGCCTGGGATCGGCCGAGATACTCGAGCAGTACCGCGCCGCCGCCGCGACGCCCGGCGCCGTGGCGGCGCGCCGCGGCGACGTCGAGGCGGCCTTTGCCGGCGCCGCGCGCGTCATCGAGGCCGACTACCACGTGCCCTACCTGGCCCATGCCGCCATGGAGCCGCTGAACTGCCTGGTGCGCCTGGAAGAGCGGCGCTGCGACATCTGGAACGGCGAGCAGTTCCAGACCTCGGACCAGGCGGCGGTGGCACGCTATCTGGGACTGCCCGTGGGCAGCGTCACGCTGACCCAGCTGTATTCGGGCGGCAGCTTCGGCCGGCGCGCCAATCCGCATGCCGACTACCTGATCGAGGCAGTGGCCATCGCGCGCGCCGCGCGCCGCCAGGGGCTGCACGTTCCCATCAAGCTGGTCTGGACCCGCGAGGACGACATGCGGGCCGGCTACTACCGCCCCATGAACCTGCATCGCGCCCGCCTGGCGCTGGACGCGGACGGCCGCCTGATCGGCTGGCATGCGCGGCTGGTGGGCCAGTCGGTGCTGGCCGACACCCCGCTGGCGGGCCTGGTGAAAGACGGCATCGACCCCACGTCGGTGGAGGGCCAGGCCGACCTGCCTTACGCCATCCCGAACCTGCAGGTCGAACTGCACACGCCGCGCGACGTACGCGTGCCCGTGCTGTGGTATCGATCGGTGGGCCACACCCACACCGCCTTCTCGGCCGAGACCCTCATCGACGAGGCGGCCGCCGCGGCGGGCGCAGACCCCGTCGCCTATCGCGACGCGCTGCTCGCCCGCCATCCGCGTCATCGCCGCACCCTGGCGCTGGCGGCACGACAGGCCGGCTGGGACCGGCCGCTGGCCCCGGGCAAGCTCGGCACCCGGCGCGGCCGCGGCGTGGCCGTGCACGCCTCGTTCGGCAGCGTGGTGGCGCAGGTGGCCGAAGTGACCGTGGCGGCCGACGGCAGCTTCAAGGTGGACCGCGTCGTCTGCGCCGTGGATTGCGGCGTGGCCATCAACCCCGACGTGGTGCGGGCGCAAATGGAGGGCGGCATCGGCTTCGGCCTGGCGTCCTGCCTGCACGGAGCCATTACACTCGAGGACGGGGAAGTGCAGCAGAGCAACTTCCACGATTATCCGGTGCTGCGCATCGACGAGATGCCCGCCGTCGAAGTGCATATCGTGCCGTCCGGCGAACTGCCCACCGGGGTCGGCGAACCCGGCGTGCCGCCGGTGGCGCCCGCCGTGGCCAATGCCTTGCATCATGCCGTGGGCCGGCGCGTGCGCACGCTGCCGATGGGCACTACGTTGAAACCAGTCTGA
- a CDS encoding I78 family peptidase inhibitor, whose protein sequence is MIRKLIPVVLLATLAACSSGTQRTGDTPTPSSQSAPSASASGSQMGAPSSSRQVCDSQRVQNMLGQTYSEAVAQSARNGSGSKSVRVLKPGQVMTMEYDEARLNIILNGSGAIEALRCG, encoded by the coding sequence ATGATCCGGAAACTGATCCCCGTCGTCCTGCTGGCCACCCTGGCCGCCTGCAGCAGCGGCACGCAGCGCACGGGCGATACGCCCACCCCGTCGAGCCAGTCGGCGCCGTCCGCCTCCGCATCGGGGTCCCAGATGGGCGCGCCGAGCAGCTCCCGCCAGGTATGCGATTCGCAGCGCGTGCAGAACATGCTGGGCCAGACCTATTCCGAAGCCGTCGCCCAGTCGGCGCGCAACGGTTCGGGTTCGAAATCGGTCCGCGTGCTCAAGCCCGGCCAGGTCATGACCATGGAATACGACGAAGCCCGCCTCAACATCATCCTGAATGGCAGCGGCGCCATCGAGGCGCTGCGCTGCGGCTGA
- a CDS encoding (2Fe-2S)-binding protein: MLTLDINGKATSLDVPAEMPLLWALRDAADLTGTKYGCGMGLCGACTVHVDGAAVRSCITPASAVAGQRVTTIEGAGADRVGQAVQNAWRELDVAQCGYCQSGQIMAAVSLLRQHSRPTDAQIDDAMRGNLCRCATYGRIRAAIHHAAAALA; the protein is encoded by the coding sequence ATGCTTACACTCGATATCAACGGAAAGGCCACGTCCCTGGACGTCCCGGCAGAGATGCCTCTGCTGTGGGCGCTGCGCGACGCCGCCGACCTCACGGGAACCAAATACGGCTGCGGCATGGGCCTGTGCGGCGCGTGCACGGTCCACGTCGACGGAGCGGCCGTGCGCTCCTGCATCACGCCCGCCTCCGCCGTCGCGGGACAGCGCGTCACGACCATCGAGGGCGCGGGCGCCGACAGGGTTGGGCAAGCCGTGCAAAACGCATGGCGTGAACTGGACGTGGCCCAATGCGGCTATTGCCAGTCCGGCCAGATCATGGCCGCGGTCAGCCTGCTGCGCCAGCATTCCCGTCCCACCGACGCCCAGATAGACGACGCCATGCGCGGCAATCTGTGCCGCTGCGCAACCTATGGCCGCATTCGCGCGGCCATTCACCACGCCGCCGCGGCCCTTGCCTGA